Below is a genomic region from Triticum dicoccoides isolate Atlit2015 ecotype Zavitan chromosome 5A, WEW_v2.0, whole genome shotgun sequence.
AAATTAAACTGTCTACTACCATGCaagacacatactgctagtactaatATGCGAAATGCAAGCATCATCAGTAGCTGAATCTAACACAAAGTCATATATATCAAGCAATAGTAAGGGGCAAAAAGAAAAGAGGGAACGGCGAGGTTATACCTGATCTTCTTGAGCCTCTCAAGGTCATCCCTGAGCTTCATGTCCACGGCGTTGGACACGACCTGGGAGAACCTCCCGTCCTTGTAATCCTTCTTCCTGTTGAGGAACCAATCCGGCACCTTGAACTGGCGCGGGTTGTGCACCACCGCCATCAGACGGTCCATCTCCTCCGCGGAAAGCTCTCCGGCCCTGCACACCCACACAAACAAAGCGCACGGATCAGCACCACACCCACCACGGCGAGATCTGGCGAGAAAGGGGGGCGGACGGGTTCCTCACCTCTTGTTCATGTCGATGTCGGCCTTCTTGCAGACGATGTTGGAGAAGCGGCGGCCCACACCCTTGATGGAGGTCAGCGCGAACATGATCTTCTGCTTACCATCGACGTTGGTGTTGAGCACACGCAGGATGTGCTGGAACTCCTCACCCGCGATCAGCGACTGCGGCCAAGGAAGATTCACGGATGTCAGCACACGAGGAGGGATCCGCGAGAGGTGGAGGACGGCGGAGAAGGGAGGGGGGAGACGCTTACCATGGCtgcagtcggcggcggcggcgacggcggcggcggctggggcggtCGGGGGCAGGAAGGGAGGAGGTGCGTTCGCGTCTAGGGTTTTGGAGCCGGGGTCGCGGGGATGAATTTTATATACCCGAGGTGAAACCCTGGTGCTTCATCGGACGGCTGTGATCTGCGGGAGGGATGCCGATCCCTGCGGGCTCTGTAAATGGGCGGCTTTCTTGGGCTCTATTGGAACGGGCCTTTTTCTGGACTTTCTTGGGCTCTTTTTGAACGGGCCGTTGGGGGAGCTCTGCCTCGCCTCGCAGGAGCATTTGCTCTTTATTgttacccctcaaaaaaaattgcTCTTTATTGTCTCAAAAAAACAATTttgctctttcgtttctttctcaaaaaaaaaaagttttGCTCGCAGACCTAGATTAATAGTATTACAAACTACTGTATATCTGTAGCATTATGCCAAGTAGTATATTATTGCAACTTGAATTCATTTGGGTAGCAGACCTAGATGAATAGTATTACAAACTACTGGAGTACATCCAAGTATATTAATGGAAACTGAATTCATTTGGGTGGCAGAGACACCACAAAAAAAACTCTGAAGGTAAACAGTGGGTGGGAGTTGAACATAAAACTCTACACTGTTGAAGGACTTCGCATGGCCCCTACCACTCCCAGCGGGACGTGCATCCCGTTCCAGGATATAAGCAACTCCGGGTCGAGGTAGCCACAGGTTCCTTGCACGAGCGTGACGAACTGTGACTCGTCTGCTGGTGCTAGGATGGAGGCGCCGAAGTCGGAGACCTTGGCCGTGAGGCCACCATCGAGGAGGATGTTGGAGGACTTGACGTCGCCATGGAGGATGGGTGGTGACGCCCAAGAGTGCAGGTAGGCGAGAGCTTCAGCAGAATCATGGGCAATCTACAGACGAGCTGCTAGGGAGATGCGCTTGACGGGGCTGCCATGGATGAGTTGGTACAACGTGCCATCTCGGACGAACTCGTACACCAACATGGGCACTTCAACCTCGAGGCAGCATCCCAACAACTTGACGATGTTCCTGTGGTTTATCTGAGATAGGATCAACATCTCCCGACCGAACTCTTTCTTGTTCTTCTCGTCGATGGTCTTGCATCTTTTGACGACAACCTCGACGCCACTGTCGAGAAGCCCCCTGTAGACGGTGCCATGTCCTCCATAGCCGATGATGTGCTTCTCGTCAAACTTGTCGGTGGCTTGCTGTAGCTCCTCCGAGAATATCTTGAAAGAAACTCCTTGTTGTGACTTCATTTTTTCAAATAGAAGCATGTCGCCATGCTGCCGAAAATACTTATGTTTGATGGACTCTGTCCTTTGTCTTTCCTTAACAAGGTATCCGCAGGTGAAgagaactgatgacccacaagtataggggatctatcgtagtcctttcgataagtaagagtgtcgaacccaacgaagagcagaaggaaatgataagcggtttccagcaaggtattctctgcaagtactgaaataagtggtaacagatagttttgtgatgagataatttgtaacgagcaacaagtaacaaaaataaataaggtgcagcaaggtggcccaatcctttttgtagcaaaggacaagcctggacaaactcttatatgatgtaaagcgctcccgaggacacatgggaatatcgtcaagctagttttcatcatgctcatatgattcgcgttcggtactttgataatttggtatgtgggtggaccggtgcttgggtgctgcccttacttggacaagcatcccacttatgattaacctctattgcaagcatccgcaaatacaacaaaagtattaaggtaaacctaaccatagcatgaaacatatggatccaaatcagccccttacgaagcaacgcataaactagggtttaagcttctgtcactctagcaacccatcatctacttattacttcccaatgccttcctctaggcccaaacaatggtgaagtgtcatgtagtcgacgttcacataacaccactagagaagagacaacatacatctcatcaaaatatcaaacgaataccaaattcacatgactactaatagcaagacttctcccatgtcctcaggaacaaaagtgactactcacaaagcataaacatgatcataatcagaggggtatgaatgtgcatataggatctgaacatatgatcttccaccaattaaaccaactagcatcaactacaaggagtaattaacactactagcaacctactagcaccaatcccggacttgaagacaacaattggatacaagagatgaactagggttttgagatgagatggtgctgatgaagatgttgatggagattgccctctcccaatgagaggagcgttggtgatgacgatggcgatgatttccccctccgggaggaaagTTTCATCGGCataacagccccgccagaaccctagattggttctgcctcgtggcgacggagtttcgtccgagaagatggcttatgattattttcccatcgaaaaagtccatatagcagaagatggtcaccaaagggtcaccagggggcccacgaggtagggggcgcgcctaggggggtagggcgcgccccccaccctcgtgggcagggtgtggcccccctggtgaagttcttgcgctcaatgtttttttatatatttggaaaatatcatccgtgaagtttcaggacttttggagttgtgcagaataggtctctaatatttgctccttttccagccagaatcccacctgccggcattctccctctttatgtaaaccttgtagaataagagagaataggcataaatattgtgacataatgtgtaataacaacccataatgcaataaatattgatataaaagcatgatgcaaaatgggcgtatcaagaACCACAAGGGCAACAAATCCGATACTTGCACCTGCGTAAGTACACGTCAATTTAGAACCCAGGCCAAACAGATAGCAGATTACTCAGGATAATACAAGTCTCCTAGTATATCGGTTATAAtaaatcttatattatgggacagatggAGTATTTCTTAGTATATTGAAGAGAGAAATTGATTGACATACCAACGGTAGGCATCACCCAAGCATGCCTTTGATATGGCACGCAAACACCCTAGATCATCTGCTTTCCTGGTGGGCAGGGACATGTGAAACTTCCCACCGTGTTGGCGCACATACCCACGCAAGGATAAGTGGCACTGTCAAGACACTCATCGATATCTGCAATGACAAATTTGAAGCTAGATCAGCTAACTTTCTCAAAAACTCGGTAAATCTGTCACAAACTCTTACGACACAATCAATTAGAGAGGTAGAGAGCTAGAAGACCTGTGCATCCGCCATTGATGTATGGTACCCAGCTGAGCACTTGCAGCGGTAACCAGGCTGGTTCGGGGAGTTGACACATTCGTTGTTCCGATCAGTACATGCGTAGGAGCTCATGTTTCTCTTGGCTTCATCACACGACCAGGGTCCTATGTTCCAGTCCAACACGGCCGGGGGTTTCCCCTTGTAAGTCTCGTTGAACACTGTCGATGTTAGGTATGTGGTGCTGAAACTAAAGCCCGCCTTCTCCATCATCACAACGTAGCTGCAGGGCTGATCAGGGTCTGTGCTATTGTAATACTCGTTTAGATATGATTGAAAGTAGTTCAAATTCTTCGGGATGTCCGCCTGGAAGCAGCCACCGCGGCGGGAGCATGTGCCGTTTAAGGGTCTCCCGTTGCATGTCGAGTATCATCCTATTACGGCCTACATGATTTTTTGAGCGTGATGAGGAACATCGTTCCCTTATCACCATTCTAACTTTAATCAAGAACAATAATCAAGAGATAGCTTGGAAATACTATTAAGTAGCCACATTTGTGTTCATCATTTTTAGCGAGGACATATTGAATGCTAATGCCTTGATACCTACGGGATAATCGCCCCTCCTTGAAAGAATAGTCACTCATTGAATCCAATTAATATATTCTCCAAACTTATTCAATTTAAGGATTCTTATCATAATTTATACTTACAAAAGacatttattttgaaacggagggatctGTTTTGCTAATTTGAACCTCTAATATCAAATTCAAGAACAAGTAGGCAAACAAAATGAGTTGTACTAATTGTATTTAACCCAAGATTATGTACACCCATTTTTTTCCTTTGGGATGGAATTGTCCCCACTGTGAACATAGTATAACTTGGGTGGTTAGCGGAGGTGGTTCTGCCCCTAGCTCACCAAGAACCAAATCAACCTCTAGTTTAACGTTTTGTTGTCACATCGATGCAGCTATTCTTTTGAAGGGGCGATGGTTCCGTTGGCATCAAGGCGCCTATAGTGACTTCTTCAATTTCTAGCCCTGTCAATTTTAGTCTTATAGTTGCTCATATATAGTTGTGCGGGGTGCATATGTATGGTGGTGTGCCTCTATGGTTGTATATGTTCTAAGAAAATGAAAGTGTCCCATTTGTCTGGCCCACTTACCCCACCTCCTCATGCTTGCCGTACTTTGTGAACTTGTCTTCCTCGAGCAACTCCTCCTCTATTAGGCCACGTTCCGGTTAGGAGGGATTAGCTGGGATTAATGGGATTGAGCTGGCAATCCTCATTAAGCTGAACTAAACCTTCCTAAGCCGAACATATACCCTTAAGGAAGTGCCCTCACTAATAAAAGACGCACCTAAATGCACATTTAAACCACACCATGGCTACACACACAATATAATTGTATATATCATGAAAAAAATTATCAACAGACATGGTATTCTATATATTTTGACATTACACATCCTGATTTTTATATAcgagcaaagaaaaataaaatgaaaatgataGAGGCACGTTGTATATATAAAGTGcatcttttatactccctccgtttcaaaataaatgtctcaagtTTAATACTacctccggaaatacttgtcatcaaaatggataaaaagggatgtatcatacatccctttttatccattttgatgacaagtattttcgaacagaTGAAGTACAATTttgtacatccctttttatccattttgatgacaagtattttcgaacagaGGAAGTACAATTttgtacaaagttgagacatttttgggatggagggagtactagccaAAGGAGTAGGAGAGTAGTAGGTTGTTGTACTTACAGAGACACCCCTCGCATAGCCCAACGAGTTGCACGAGAGACATGATTCAGGACCATGGTTCAGCTGAACCTATGGTCTATGTCGTACGATTTAACATCCTACTACATGTAGATCTGTGACATGCATGCCAACTGCATTTTTTAATCAATCATGCATGGATCCTCATGAATAGACATGTATGTCAACTGTGTTTTTTAATCAACCATGCATGGATCTTCATGAATAGTGTCTAGAAATCAATGATGTCGAGCATAGGTTCAGCTGAATCATGGTTTCGTAAAACATTTTCACGAGTTGCACCCGATGACGAAGAGCTTGCTGTCCACGTCCGAGAACCAGCAGGGCAGCCGTGTCATGTCCACCCACGCACGATTGCGGTGCCATATCTCGCCGTTGGCCGGGTTGTAGCACCTGATCCAGACCTTGCTGTCCGGCACGGAGATCCTCGTCACCTCGAGGTTTCGGCCGATGATGGGcatcatgctgctgctgctgttgccgtcttgttggggaacatagtaatttcaaaaaaattcctacgcacacgcaagatcatggtgatgcatagcaacgagaggggagagtataatctacgtaccctcgtagaccgaaagcgtaagcgttatgacaacgcggttgatgtagtcatacgtcttcacggcccgaccgatcaactaccgaaactatggcacctccgagttctagcacacgtttagctcgatgacgatccctggactccgatccagcaaagtgtcagggaagagttccgtcagcacgacggcgtggtgacgatcttgatgttcaactgtcgcagggcttcgcctaagcaccactacaatattatcgaggactatggtggaagggggcaccgcacacggttaagagaacgatcttagagatcaacttgtgtgtctaggggtgccccctgcccctgtatataaaggagccaaggggggggggtgcggccggccctaggagaaggcgcgcaggaggagtcctactcctaccgggagtaggactccctccctttccctagttggactaggacttaNNNNNNNNNNNNNNNNNNNNNNNNNNNNNNNNNNNNNNNNNNNNNNNNNNNNNNNNNNNNNNNNNNNNNNNNNNNNNNNNNNNNNNNNNNNNNNNNNNNNNNNNNNNNNNNNNNNNNNNNNNNNNNNNNNNNNNNNNNNNNNNNNNNNNNNNNNNNNNNNNNNNNNNNNNNNNNNNNNNNNNNNNNNNNNNNNNNNNNNNNNNNNNNNNNNNNgcgcggcagcccctaggcctcctctcctcttcctccactaggcccattaaggcccattaggttaccggggggttccggtaacctcccggtactccggtaaaataccgatttcacccggaacacttccgatgtccaaacataagcttccaatatatcaatctttatgtcttgaccatttcgagactcctcgtcatgtctctgatcatatccaggactccaaactccttcagtacatcaaaatatataaactcataatgaaactgtcatcataacgttaagcgtgcggaccctacgggttcgagaacaatgtagacatgaccgagacacgtctccagtcaataaccaatagtggaacctggatgctcatattggctcccacatattctacgaatatctttatcggtcagactgcataacaacatacattgttccctttgtcatcggtatgttacttgcccgagattcgatcgtctgtatctcaatacctagttcaacttgtgtgtctaggggtgccccctgcccccgtatataaaggagccaaggggggtgcagccggccctaggaggaggcgcgcaggagaagTCCTACTCCTACAGGGAGTACGACTccctccctttccctagttggactaggacttgtggaagaaggaagagagggaagaaaggaaagggggggcctccttgtccaattcggacttgggggggggggggcggcagcccctaggcctcctctcctcttcctccactaggcccattaaggcccattaggttaccggggggttccggtaacctcccggtactctggtaaaataccgatttcacccggaacacttccgatgtccaaacataggcttccaatatatcaatctttatgtctcgaccattttgagactcctcatcatgtccgtgatcatatccgggactccgaactccttcggtacatcaaaatatataaactcataatgaaactgtcatcgtaacgttaagcttgcggaccctacgggttcgagaacaatgtagatgttagataataacgagaataaacgagacagagagacatggatttttacgtggaaacccttgcgggagaaaaccacggacgcacgaaggcacaatcactatgaggaggagtattacaagcacgagacgacagaccgtctgaggtgcgactacatggggtatatatgaggggcaacacataggagtccttgtaggacaagtaaacgagttgtactcgtacgcatcggtaccaacgcaaaaggcccacaccgtatgtactacgtctagtccaatacggtactagaatttggatcacaatttaacaatctccaccttgagccaaattccctccagtagtcgaagaaagtgaataactccatccaaatcagctTAAACACCTTGTGggtcaaagtccataggactagtgagaaataccaactaagcctgagcaaagctcaaacttattggtcagaactggctttgtcatcatatcagcaggattatcatgagtacttatcttgcataccttcaaattgccttcagcaacaacatctcgaatataatgaaatctgacatcaatgtgctttgtcctctcatgatacattggattctttgtaagatatatagCACTTTGATTGTCACTAAATACGGTAGGGCAAGATGAGTCTCCACAAAGCTTAGTGTacaaacctctcaaccagatagcttctttgcatgcctcagaaatagtcatatactcggcatcagtagtggaaacaagccacaatagactgcaaaattgctctccaactcacagcacaaccaccaatggtgaaaacataacctgtgagtgatcttctcttatccaaatcaccagcaaaatcagaatcaacaaaaccaacaagtccatctctagttttcccaaactgtaaataagcattagaagtacctcgcaggtatctgaaaatccactaAACTGCTTTCCAATGTTCctttccaggattagccatgtatctactaacaacactcaatgcatatgataaatccggacgagaacaaaccatggcatacataagtgaaccaactgcacttgaatagggaactctagacatgtactcaatatcggcatctgacttaggacataaagctgatgataatttgaagtgtgcagctaacggggtacttactggcttggcattatgcatattaaaacgacgaagaactttatcaatatatcccttctgacttagatatacttttccagatggtctatctctggatatttccatgccaagtattttctttgttgcacccaaatccttcatctcaaattcattactcaattgcttctttagttcattaatctctgacatactctttgcagcaataagcatatcatcaacataaaggagcaaataaatagttgaacctttgacagttttcaaataaacacaactatcataattagaccttttgaaaccttgagagagcataaaggtgtcaaatctcttgtaccactgtctagaggattgcttcaatccataaagagatttctttaacttacagacaagcttttcttttccaggaataacaaaaccttcaggttgttccatataaatatcctcttctaattctccatgtaagaatgcagttttaacatccaattgttcaagctcaagatcatgcatggcaacaataccgAGTAAAGtgtgaatagagctatgcttcacaataGGAGAAAAGACTttgttatagtcaatacctggaatctgactgtaacctttagcaactaaccttgctttatatcttgtctcatcattaggagaaacaccttctttcctcttgaaaacccacttgcaacgaataggtttcttctctctaggtaatcttactaaatcccaagtgccattcttttcaagtgattccatctcatcatgcatagcggtcatccaATTATTACTATCACtagaaataatagcctcggaatatgaagaaggctcaacattaccttcaatttcttctgcaatagataaagcaaaagaaacaatattgcactcttcaattaacctgtcaggtttgTTAGTACCCCGcctaactctgtcacgtgcaagattccaactgggtggaacaataggctgatttggagtgggagtgacattatcatcattaacgacgggttcatcatgtgcatcaacaatttcattaccagatgtatcacctgaatcaataacatgctccacctgaacagtaggctcctgaacaataggctgttgttcactctcaacgggaacattagtagatgaaacatcatgtaacatagcagattcattaaagataacatttctgctaataacaaccttctgggtttcaggattccataatttaaaacctttaacaccagacttataaccaagaaagatgcacttaacagccctaggctccaattttccattatcaacatgagcataagcagtgcaaccaaaaactctcaactgtgaataatcagcaggtgaaccagaccatatctcaattggagttttcttattaagagcaatagatggtgaacggttaatgagataacaagcagtggaagcggcctcagcccaaaaatgcctatgcaaacctgcattggacaacatgcaacgggctctggaaataatggtcctgttcatatgctcagcaacaccgtttcgttgaggagtataaggaacggtgtaatgtctgacaatgccttcagacttgcaataattcttaaattgcttagaacagaattccataccattatcagtgcgaagtatttttaccttcttttcagtctgcctttcaatcataatcttccactccttaaacGCTGAGAAtacttcatatttatgcttcaagaaataaggccaaacttttctcgaataatcatcaataatagtcagcatgtaactagcaccacctagtgacttcttgcgagatggtccccataaatcagaatgcacataatcaagaatacaTTCGATTGTATGAGTCGAagtattgaacttcaccctcttgtgcttgccgaagatacaatgctcacaaaatttcaatttaccaggttcatatccatcaagaagacctctcttatttaactttgctaaaccaagttcactcatatgtccaagacgcatataccaaaggttagcagcatcacaatcagacTTCTTTGAAACAgctggagtagcgttacctgaaatggtagaacctcgaaggtaataaagaccattggtcgaacttaagtcacctttcatcacaacaagggagcctttggtgaccttcaaaacaatatctccacctgaatatttgtacccctttgcatcaagggcactcatagaaataagatttctcttcatcttcggaatataccgaacatctgtcaaagttctgattatgccatcaaacatcttgattcgaatagaacctacgccttcaatcttgcatggtgaattatcaaaacccaaaacggaaccagcagaagtagtggaatcaaaagtactaaaccaatctctatgtggacacatatgaaaagtgcatgcagtgtcaagtacccactcatcattggtctcaacacatccagcaataacgacaagagcatcataggaactatcatcacgagcaacgttagcagaattttcatcttctttgttacctttcctcttttccttattctacaacttgaaacactcagagatgtcatgcccgtctcttttgcaatacctgcaatacttcttgtctctggattgcgaccggccccggtagccgttcttacttttgcctctgtttccattattggagttcttctcctttgtcctgccacaAACAGATAATCCCTCTGCTTGGGATGAacttgaaccatcatgaggcaccattaatttcatcttctccttagagttcaaaacttcataaacttcattaagcgtgagagtatcacaactgtataatatggtgtctctaaaattggtataagaacttggcagtgaataaagtaacattaaagcagtatcttcctcttcatacttcACCTCCATTGTAGCTAGATCGGATATAATATCcttaaattctgaaatatgattcaaaacattacctccctcgggtaacctgtgcaggaataatttttgcttcagatgcatcttgctggtgagatctttagtcatgcaaatcccttctagctttaaccatagagcggcggcagttttctcgctcaaaacttcctgcaaaatattattatgcaaatggagttgaatttgtgacaaagccttacaatcaattcttttctcctcagCAGTCCAGTCCTcaattcggttcttcccaaaactatccaaTGCTACATCATAGTTGGCctgtgccaacaacgcccgcatcttgacttgccatggggtaaaccttgtgtcacggtccAGCAACGGAAGATCGTACTTCATGGATGCCATGAGTCGATAAACTATGCACAAAGTAGTACAAGACGGTAGAAAAATTCTTGACAGAATTTAATATGCGGAGCAAAAAAAGTAAAACAGATAGCACCTGATACGTTGGGTGCACGTAGCACACCGAAGACCAAAAAATCTTGAACTGTAGCTTGACGTGATGAATAGTACTAGTAGCTAGCTGATCTGACCCTGTACTATTTCTTGATCCTTCACGTGAAGGGGGAGGCAGCTAATCTGAAGTCTCGGGACTTGATC
It encodes:
- the LOC119303509 gene encoding 40S ribosomal protein S18-like, encoding MSLIAGEEFQHILRVLNTNVDGKQKIMFALTSIKGVGRRFSNIVCKKADIDMNKRAGELSAEEMDRLMAVVHNPRQFKVPDWFLNRKKDYKDGRFSQVVSNAVDMKLRDDLERLKKIRNHRGLRHYWGVRVRGQHTKTTGRRGKTVGVSKKR